The Cyanobacterium sp. T60_A2020_053 genome segment GACCCTGTATTACCCCCTCGTAATTGGTGGGATATTTTACAGTTAGTAAAAGCAGTTAGATTAGATACATTAATAACAGCGCCCTTCACCCTGATGACAGTAGCTGATGCGTTAAAATTATTAGGACTGAATCAAGATTTAAGACTAAAAACTTTCCTTGATTTACAACTAAAATTATATTCTCAAGTAGATACCACAGAAACGGCTTTATTATACGCCGCCACTGCCCTTTCAGTGTCCCAAGAACCTCAAGGATTATACCATTTACAGGGTAGTATGCAAGTTTTAGCCGATCAATTAACCCTTGCCCTTCAGCGCTACGGAGGAGAGCTTAAAATGGGTTATTTGGTGGAAAAGATTATTACTGATCAAGGAATTGTTAAAGGAGTTATAGTTAAAAATAAGAAAAAAGGAGAAATATTTACAGAAAATGCCGATCAAGTAGTGGGCAATATCACGGTTAATAACTTAGTAAAAATGACCGAAAATATTAATCAAGGTTATATAAAAAGAGTTAAAAATATTCCCAAAGCATCGGGAGCATTCGTTATTTATTTAGGAGTAAAACGAGAGACAATTCCGCCAAATTGTCCCCCCCATTTACAATTTTTATATGATTATAATAAGGAAATTGGCGAGATGAATTCTTTATTTGTGTCAGTGAGTAAAGAAAACGATGGGAGGGCGCCCTCCACCCAAGCGACTATTATCGCATCTTCCTTTACGGATACTTCTTTATGGTGGTCAAAAAGTAAATTAGAATACGATCA includes the following:
- the crtD gene encoding C-3',4' desaturase CrtD — encoded protein: MVKKKVIVIGAGIGGLTAGALLAKRGYDVTIYDQAIVPGGCASTFKRRGFTFDVGATQVAGLEKGGIHERIFSELDINIPEATYCDPACAVFLPQEKEPIMVWRAQNEWREEREKQFPNSGKFWDLLNILFEPSWRFQSRDPVLPPRNWWDILQLVKAVRLDTLITAPFTLMTVADALKLLGLNQDLRLKTFLDLQLKLYSQVDTTETALLYAATALSVSQEPQGLYHLQGSMQVLADQLTLALQRYGGELKMGYLVEKIITDQGIVKGVIVKNKKKGEIFTENADQVVGNITVNNLVKMTENINQGYIKRVKNIPKASGAFVIYLGVKRETIPPNCPPHLQFLYDYNKEIGEMNSLFVSVSKENDGRAPSTQATIIASSFTDTSLWWSKSKLEYDQLKKEYTTKAIQRLGEYFNLTEDMIIHQETATPLTFAKYTAREDGIVGGVGQRVSTFGPFGFAPRTPIKNLWLVGDSVHPGEGTAGVSYSALTVVRQIEQTTT